In the genome of Nocardioides marmoribigeumensis, one region contains:
- a CDS encoding N(5)-(carboxyethyl)ornithine synthase, producing MTLLRLGVVGSSAKENERRLPLHPDHLPLLDADLRERITLEHGYAERFGLSDAQLEGVVAGFASREELLASSDVVLLPKPQLEDVAALEPGQVLWGWPHCVQDTELTQLAIDRRLTLIAFEAMNHWTRDGAVGLHVFHKNNELAGYCSVIHALQLAGLTGDYGRRLSAVVIGFGATARGAVTALNAHGIHEVAVLTHRGVAAVGAPIHSVRIRQLDHEPGGEHLSHVITERGREPLAAYLAENDVVVNCTLQDPEHPLVYLRTDDLAGFRRGSVIVDVSCDLGMGFSWARPTTFDEPTFEVGDHVLYYGVDHSPSYLWSSATWEVSSAVVPFLRRVLEGPESWEADETVRRAIEVLDGKVLNPAILAFQGRADVPPYALV from the coding sequence GTGACGCTGCTGCGGCTCGGGGTGGTCGGGTCGTCGGCCAAGGAGAACGAGCGCCGCCTGCCGCTGCACCCCGATCACCTGCCGCTCCTCGACGCCGACCTGCGCGAGCGGATCACCCTCGAGCACGGGTACGCCGAGCGGTTCGGCCTGAGCGACGCCCAGCTGGAGGGCGTGGTCGCCGGCTTCGCCTCGCGTGAGGAGCTGCTGGCCTCCTCCGACGTCGTCCTGCTGCCCAAGCCCCAGCTCGAGGACGTGGCGGCCCTGGAGCCCGGGCAGGTGCTGTGGGGCTGGCCGCACTGCGTGCAGGACACCGAGCTCACCCAGCTCGCGATCGACCGGCGACTGACCCTCATCGCGTTCGAGGCGATGAACCACTGGACCCGCGACGGGGCGGTCGGGCTCCACGTGTTCCACAAGAACAACGAGCTCGCCGGCTACTGCTCGGTGATCCACGCGCTCCAGCTGGCCGGCCTCACCGGGGACTACGGACGGCGCCTCAGCGCCGTGGTCATCGGGTTCGGTGCCACTGCCCGAGGGGCCGTCACGGCCCTCAATGCGCACGGGATCCACGAGGTCGCGGTGCTCACCCATCGAGGGGTCGCCGCAGTCGGCGCGCCCATCCACTCGGTGCGGATCCGCCAGCTCGACCACGAGCCCGGCGGGGAACACCTGAGCCACGTCATCACCGAGCGCGGCCGCGAGCCGCTGGCGGCGTACCTCGCGGAGAACGACGTCGTCGTCAACTGCACGCTCCAGGACCCTGAGCACCCCTTGGTCTACCTCAGGACCGACGACCTCGCCGGGTTCCGGCGCGGCAGCGTGATCGTCGACGTGTCCTGCGACCTCGGCATGGGGTTCTCCTGGGCGCGGCCCACGACCTTCGACGAGCCGACCTTCGAGGTGGGCGACCACGTCCTGTACTACGGCGTGGACCACAGCCCGTCCTACCTCTGGAGCTCGGCGACCTGGGAGGTCAGCAGTGCGGTCGTCCCGTTCCTGCGCCGGGTGCTCGAGGGACCCGAGTCCTGGGAGGCCGACGAGACCGTCCGGCGAGCGATCGAGGTGCTCGACGGCAAGGTGCTCAACCCCGCCATCCTCGCGTTCCAGGGGCGTGCCGACGTGCCGCCGTACGCCCTCGTGTGA
- a CDS encoding DUF6544 family protein, translating to MTTAVRWTVVLLLTVHGLIHLLGVVKGFGWAEVPALTQDVSPAAAVLWSAATVLVLATAATVALGGPDWRWVLAGAAAVVSEVAIVSSWADAKAGTAANLVLVLVSAYGFASLGPGSQAAQFDRQAHVALSRTPHTAGVVTEADLARLPEPVATYVRRSGAVGRPRVTSLHADVHGRIRSGPDDAWMPFHGEQVNTFGEVPQRVFHIDATMRGLPVSVLHVFDEHAATMRAELLDVVPVVRARGPEMDRSETVTIFNDLLVLAPAALVDAPVAWEVLDARHVRGTLTAHGHRVSADLTFDEAGDLVDFVSRDRSRASSDGQSFLDQPWSTPLQHYADLHGRRLAVEGQGVWDAPAPEGRFAYIDFVVDDLTYNPS from the coding sequence ATGACCACCGCAGTCCGTTGGACCGTCGTCCTGCTGCTCACCGTGCACGGGCTGATCCACTTGCTCGGCGTGGTCAAGGGCTTCGGGTGGGCCGAGGTGCCCGCACTCACCCAGGACGTCTCGCCGGCCGCGGCCGTGCTGTGGTCGGCGGCGACCGTGCTCGTGCTGGCCACCGCGGCCACGGTCGCCCTGGGCGGACCAGACTGGCGGTGGGTCCTGGCCGGAGCCGCGGCCGTCGTCTCGGAGGTCGCGATCGTGAGCAGCTGGGCTGACGCCAAGGCAGGCACGGCGGCCAACCTCGTCCTGGTCCTGGTTTCTGCCTACGGTTTCGCCTCCCTCGGCCCGGGGAGCCAGGCCGCCCAGTTCGACCGCCAAGCCCACGTGGCGCTGAGCCGCACGCCGCACACCGCCGGCGTCGTCACCGAGGCCGACCTGGCCCGCCTCCCGGAGCCGGTCGCCACCTACGTGCGCCGCTCCGGCGCCGTCGGCCGGCCGCGCGTCACGAGCCTGCACGCCGACGTGCACGGACGCATCCGCAGCGGACCCGACGACGCCTGGATGCCCTTCCACGGCGAGCAGGTCAACACCTTCGGCGAGGTGCCGCAGCGGGTCTTCCACATCGACGCGACCATGCGCGGCCTGCCCGTCTCGGTGCTCCACGTGTTCGACGAGCACGCCGCCACGATGCGTGCCGAGCTGCTGGACGTCGTACCCGTCGTCCGGGCGCGGGGCCCGGAGATGGACCGCAGCGAGACCGTCACCATCTTCAACGACCTCCTCGTCCTGGCCCCTGCCGCCCTCGTGGACGCTCCCGTTGCCTGGGAGGTGCTGGACGCGCGGCACGTGCGGGGGACGCTGACGGCCCACGGCCACCGGGTCTCGGCCGACCTGACCTTCGACGAGGCCGGTGACCTGGTCGACTTCGTCAGCCGCGACCGGTCCCGCGCGTCCTCCGACGGGCAGAGCTTCCTCGACCAGCCGTGGAGCACGCCCCTCCAGCACTACGCCGACCTGCACGGTCGTCGCCTCGCGGTCGAGGGGCAGGGTGTCTGGGACGCACCGGCACCCGAGGGCCGCTTCGCCTACATCGACTTCGTCGTCGACGACCTCACCTACAACCCCAGCTGA
- a CDS encoding IclR family transcriptional regulator, with the protein MTRPLATRLSSVATAARILREFDKHSTQLGVTQLAGRVGVGKSSAHRVIWTLVEEGLLEKVEETGLFRLTTTMRSLGASAETAQRLHEAATIPLDRLRALTPGTLHIAILEGGDVLYIERREGPGAIQLFRSVGARNAAHVTSSGKVLLAFLPPDEQERALARLRLTPKTPRSITSPRAFATELAAVRRQGYAENRGESQPGMCSIAAPVRDPVGRVVASVSVAVYVEDVDAGLPHLARPVIETATHISSGLGWRP; encoded by the coding sequence ATGACGCGGCCCCTGGCCACCCGGCTCTCCAGCGTCGCGACCGCCGCCCGCATCCTGCGCGAGTTCGACAAGCACAGCACCCAGCTCGGCGTGACCCAGCTGGCCGGCCGGGTCGGGGTGGGGAAGAGCTCGGCGCACCGCGTGATCTGGACCCTGGTCGAGGAGGGCCTGCTGGAGAAGGTCGAGGAGACCGGGCTGTTCCGCCTCACCACGACCATGCGGTCCCTCGGAGCGAGCGCCGAGACCGCGCAGCGCCTGCACGAGGCCGCCACCATCCCGCTCGACCGGCTGCGGGCGCTGACCCCGGGCACGCTCCACATCGCGATCCTCGAAGGTGGCGACGTGCTCTACATCGAGCGCCGCGAGGGCCCGGGCGCGATCCAGCTGTTCCGCTCGGTCGGCGCTCGCAACGCCGCCCACGTGACGTCGAGCGGCAAGGTGCTGCTGGCCTTCCTCCCTCCCGACGAGCAGGAGCGGGCGCTGGCGCGCCTGCGGCTCACGCCCAAGACACCCCGGTCGATCACGTCCCCGCGCGCCTTCGCGACCGAGCTCGCCGCCGTACGACGGCAGGGCTACGCCGAGAACCGCGGCGAGTCCCAGCCCGGCATGTGCTCGATCGCGGCCCCGGTCCGCGACCCGGTCGGCCGGGTCGTCGCATCGGTCTCGGTCGCGGTGTACGTCGAGGACGTGGACGCCGGCCTGCCCCACCTCGCGCGGCCGGTGATCGAGACCGCCACCCACATCTCGTCCGGGCTGGGGTGGAGACCGTGA
- a CDS encoding MerR family transcriptional regulator, translating to MAGRTQGVFAISVAAEMVRMEVQNLRVYERRGLLEPDRTSGGTRLYSQADIEVLHRIRDLLAEGLNLAGVARVLELEHEVRRLRSRLERVDSSERSRTR from the coding sequence ATGGCCGGTCGCACCCAGGGTGTCTTCGCGATCTCCGTCGCCGCCGAGATGGTGCGCATGGAGGTGCAGAACCTCCGCGTCTACGAGCGCAGGGGGCTGCTCGAGCCGGACCGGACCAGCGGTGGGACGCGGCTCTACTCCCAGGCCGACATCGAGGTGCTGCACCGGATCCGTGACCTGTTGGCCGAGGGCCTCAACCTCGCCGGGGTCGCGCGCGTGCTCGAGCTCGAGCACGAGGTGCGCCGCCTGCGCAGCCGCCTGGAGCGCGTCGATTCGTCGGAACGCTCCCGCACCCGCTAG
- a CDS encoding HNH endonuclease signature motif containing protein, which translates to MTELATALRTSHAAARSLTEDALELRERLPRCWARVHAGKCPAWKARTVAQQTRTLPEEAADWVDRNLAPFATSLSVTRIKNAAAAAVLRFDPDRAAAEAEAASDKRGVWFDFEHGADDLDDPVLQGSRPDGTMRFEGLASVPDGLAFRDALKATATELGILGDDSPELVRMSKAIGILADPQHAIDLSHSADAVINAETGETGETEDSELVPRRRPHRATRVRSPLGVERPIHLHLHTSTDVARIQASGLPHAASPVSRAAVEQWLADLAPGTRVQVTPVIDLNHHHAVDAYEAPAHLRALVDERDHGCVFPYCTNRGRYDLDHTEAYLDPDDGGPPGQTSNHNLAKLCRHHHRAKTHGHWTYRRVTDPWDLDIGWPDPHREDEQHPPVTSTADRGGPPAAYRWDSPLGHAYLVTATGTYPLD; encoded by the coding sequence GTGACCGAGCTGGCCACCGCGCTGCGCACCAGCCACGCCGCGGCGCGGTCGTTGACCGAGGACGCCCTGGAGCTCCGTGAGCGTCTGCCCCGCTGCTGGGCCCGCGTCCACGCCGGGAAGTGTCCAGCGTGGAAGGCCCGCACCGTGGCCCAGCAGACCCGGACCCTGCCGGAGGAGGCGGCGGACTGGGTCGACCGCAACCTCGCCCCGTTCGCCACCAGCCTGTCGGTGACCCGGATCAAGAACGCCGCCGCCGCCGCGGTCCTGCGCTTCGACCCCGACCGTGCCGCGGCCGAGGCCGAGGCCGCGAGTGACAAGCGGGGGGTGTGGTTCGACTTCGAGCACGGGGCCGACGACCTCGATGATCCCGTCCTGCAGGGCAGCCGACCCGACGGCACCATGCGGTTCGAGGGCCTCGCCTCGGTCCCCGACGGCCTGGCCTTCCGTGACGCGCTCAAGGCCACGGCCACCGAGCTGGGCATCCTCGGCGACGACTCCCCCGAGCTGGTCCGCATGTCCAAGGCCATCGGGATCCTCGCTGACCCGCAGCATGCGATCGACCTGTCCCACTCCGCCGACGCCGTCATCAACGCCGAGACCGGGGAGACCGGGGAGACCGAGGACAGTGAGTTGGTGCCGCGTCGCCGGCCCCACCGGGCCACCCGGGTGCGGAGCCCGCTGGGGGTCGAGCGCCCCATCCACCTGCACCTGCACACCTCCACCGACGTCGCAAGGATCCAGGCGAGCGGCCTGCCCCACGCCGCGTCACCGGTCAGCCGGGCCGCGGTCGAGCAGTGGCTCGCCGACCTCGCCCCCGGCACACGCGTGCAGGTCACCCCCGTGATCGACCTCAACCACCACCACGCCGTCGACGCCTACGAAGCCCCCGCCCACCTCCGCGCCCTGGTCGACGAACGCGACCACGGCTGCGTGTTCCCCTACTGCACCAACCGAGGCCGCTACGACCTCGACCACACCGAGGCCTACCTCGACCCCGACGACGGCGGGCCACCCGGGCAGACGAGCAACCACAACCTCGCCAAGCTCTGCCGACACCACCACCGAGCCAAGACCCACGGGCACTGGACCTACCGCCGCGTCACCGACCCCTGGGACCTCGACATCGGCTGGCCCGACCCACACCGGGAGGACGAGCAGCACCCACCCGTGACCTCCACCGCCGACCGCGGCGGACCACCCGCCGCCTACCGCTGGGACTCACCCCTCGGCCACGCCTACCTCGTCACCGCCACCGGCACCTACCCCCTGGACTGA
- a CDS encoding dienelactone hydrolase family protein: MDLRMPTAIELVGVPVGDHTADAILARPEGTGRWPGVLVWMDAFGLRPRLEEMAARIATEGYVVLVPNLYHRKGRAPVTPQRDLTTDEGRSAAFRELGPLMRSLTAEVVEHDAAAYLNALLARDDVRGPIGTVGYCMGGRFAVRAAATRPDDVAAVGSFHAGGLATDDEDSPHLLLPRVRAEVYVAHADHDRSMTRGQQERFGQALAEAGLVHTAELYQGAPHGFTMSDTAMYDAAATERHWAALLPLLERTLKG; the protein is encoded by the coding sequence ATGGACCTGCGCATGCCCACCGCCATCGAGCTCGTCGGCGTCCCGGTCGGCGACCACACCGCCGACGCGATCCTGGCCCGGCCCGAGGGCACCGGCCGGTGGCCCGGCGTGCTGGTCTGGATGGACGCCTTCGGCCTCCGGCCACGACTGGAGGAGATGGCTGCCCGTATCGCCACCGAGGGCTACGTCGTCCTCGTGCCCAACCTCTACCACCGCAAGGGCCGTGCCCCGGTGACGCCGCAACGCGACCTCACCACCGACGAGGGCCGCAGCGCGGCGTTCCGGGAGCTCGGTCCGCTGATGAGGTCGCTGACCGCCGAGGTCGTCGAGCACGACGCCGCGGCGTACCTCAACGCGCTGCTCGCCCGCGACGACGTCCGCGGCCCGATCGGCACCGTGGGCTACTGCATGGGTGGCCGCTTCGCCGTGCGCGCGGCCGCCACCCGTCCCGACGACGTCGCAGCCGTGGGCAGCTTCCACGCCGGCGGGCTGGCCACCGACGACGAGGACAGCCCGCACCTGCTGCTGCCGCGGGTCCGCGCAGAGGTCTACGTCGCGCACGCCGACCACGACCGCTCGATGACGCGCGGGCAGCAGGAGCGGTTCGGCCAGGCGCTGGCCGAGGCCGGGCTGGTGCACACCGCGGAGCTCTACCAGGGAGCCCCGCACGGGTTCACCATGTCCGACACCGCGATGTACGACGCCGCGGCGACCGAGCGGCACTGGGCCGCCCTGCTCCCGCTCCTCGAGCGGACGCTGAAGGGCTGA
- a CDS encoding catechol 2,3-dioxygenase — MTSVNGVTAPLGGPDSEGGAHVDLAEGTPAGTRRVTAPWAPPDGTPRRDPSDSRQAGRATSIGRPRGVLRLGHVDVTVTDLDLATAYYTGVMGMEITALTEDSVYLKCWDEEDHHSLRLRYAPRMGMDLMSFKVHHEDDLAELEDKVTRYGFPVERLGKGESLGQGESIRFFTPSGHVMELVADVEKVGTTKPRHLPDKASDDQPFPRDFIAPPRMDHMLINAEEVGESTRFFMDVLGFRITEQLLDGNGHQLGTWLERSHSPHDLAIVQGPNGGLHHFAFWLDDWDDVRDAADVLAYNGIQLDVGPTRHGITRGSTIYFFDPLGTRNEVFTGGYRPDPDFPTVTWTEDNIGRAVFYYEGEVNDRFLRVHT, encoded by the coding sequence ATGACATCTGTGAACGGCGTCACAGCCCCACTCGGCGGGCCTGACAGCGAGGGCGGCGCCCACGTCGACCTCGCCGAGGGCACCCCGGCAGGCACCCGCCGGGTCACCGCCCCGTGGGCCCCGCCCGACGGGACCCCCCGTCGCGACCCCTCCGACTCGCGCCAGGCGGGCCGCGCCACCAGCATCGGCCGGCCGCGCGGCGTCCTCCGCCTCGGCCACGTCGACGTCACGGTCACCGACCTCGACCTCGCGACCGCCTACTACACCGGCGTGATGGGCATGGAGATCACCGCCCTGACCGAGGACAGCGTCTACCTCAAGTGCTGGGACGAGGAGGACCACCACTCGCTGCGGCTGCGCTACGCCCCGCGCATGGGTATGGACCTCATGTCGTTCAAGGTCCACCACGAGGACGACCTCGCCGAGCTCGAGGACAAGGTGACCCGCTACGGGTTCCCGGTCGAGCGCCTCGGCAAGGGCGAGTCCCTGGGCCAGGGCGAGTCGATCCGCTTCTTCACCCCGAGCGGCCACGTGATGGAGCTCGTCGCCGACGTGGAGAAGGTCGGCACCACCAAGCCGCGCCACCTCCCCGACAAGGCCAGCGACGACCAGCCCTTCCCGCGCGACTTCATCGCCCCGCCGCGCATGGACCACATGCTGATCAACGCGGAGGAGGTCGGCGAGTCCACCCGCTTCTTCATGGACGTGCTCGGCTTCCGCATCACCGAGCAGCTCCTCGACGGCAACGGGCACCAGCTCGGCACCTGGCTGGAGCGCTCCCACTCGCCGCACGACCTCGCGATCGTGCAGGGGCCCAACGGAGGCCTGCACCACTTCGCCTTCTGGCTCGACGACTGGGACGACGTGCGCGACGCCGCGGACGTCCTTGCCTACAACGGGATCCAGCTCGACGTGGGTCCCACCCGCCACGGCATCACCCGCGGCTCGACCATCTACTTCTTCGACCCGCTGGGCACCCGCAACGAGGTGTTCACCGGTGGCTACCGACCCGATCCCGACTTCCCGACCGTCACCTGGACCGAGGACAACATCGGCCGCGCCGTCTTCTACTACGAGGGCGAGGTCAACGACCGCTTCCTGAGAGTGCACACCTGA
- a CDS encoding DUF5994 family protein produces the protein MTTSNHMSRPLRLHLAPDPSDGLLDGAWWPYSHDLETELADLVDHFPPEVGRVSRVLFSRPDWQTHPRHIQVGRGMMKTGSFPSDDSHVVLLKLAREQQLKVMVIPPETTPDAAEQLVAEALAPTNRRSAPELIAHARGSMSS, from the coding sequence ATGACGACGTCGAACCACATGTCCCGGCCCCTTCGTCTCCACCTGGCCCCCGACCCCTCGGACGGCCTTCTGGACGGCGCGTGGTGGCCCTACTCCCACGACCTCGAGACCGAGCTGGCCGACCTCGTCGACCACTTCCCGCCCGAGGTCGGACGCGTCAGCCGGGTGCTGTTCTCCCGCCCGGACTGGCAGACCCATCCGCGTCACATCCAGGTCGGACGCGGGATGATGAAGACCGGATCGTTCCCCAGCGACGACTCCCACGTCGTCCTGCTCAAGCTCGCCCGCGAGCAGCAGCTCAAGGTCATGGTCATCCCGCCGGAGACCACGCCGGACGCCGCCGAGCAGCTGGTCGCCGAGGCGCTGGCCCCCACCAACCGGCGATCGGCCCCCGAGCTGATCGCGCACGCCCGGGGGAGCATGTCGTCATGA
- a CDS encoding DEAD/DEAH box helicase, with amino-acid sequence MNSFTQLGVPARLSSVLTGLGIETPTPIQAATLPDSFAGRDVLGRGRTGSGKTFAFLLPLVARLSDGGRPRAGRPRALILAPTRELALQIDDSLAPLAAVAGLSTRTVFGGVGQGPQVNALKRGVDVIVACPGRLEDLISQGHCSLDGIEVTVIDEADHMADLGFLPAVRRLLAKTPKGSQRLLFSATLDNAVDQLVRQFLVDPVTHEADSPQSPVSSMDHHVLHIDRNNRLDVLVDLTSAPGRTVVFTRTKHGAKALTRQLNKAGVAAVELHGNLGQNARTRNLQAFHDGSAAALVATDIAARGIHVDDVALVVHADPPAEHKAYLHRSGRTARAGNSGTVVTLMTSEQKKDVRDLTRAAGISPTTTRLQGSDHPVLRELAPGERVLSGPMPETVPAPRTSTGGARGSRGSRSSKPGSGSTGSASNGSGSNGNRRRRGGSGVQRSGAGASGGQQSGGSARSGGGRRTPSAQPARSGHSAASFSSGRR; translated from the coding sequence TTGAACTCCTTCACGCAGCTGGGCGTGCCCGCACGCCTCTCCTCCGTCCTCACCGGCCTCGGCATCGAGACCCCGACCCCGATCCAGGCAGCCACGCTGCCCGACTCCTTCGCCGGGCGCGACGTCCTCGGCCGTGGGCGCACCGGCTCCGGCAAAACCTTCGCGTTCCTGCTCCCGCTCGTGGCGCGCCTGTCCGACGGCGGCCGCCCGCGTGCTGGCCGCCCGCGGGCGCTGATCCTCGCCCCGACGCGCGAGCTCGCGCTCCAGATCGACGACTCGCTCGCCCCGCTCGCCGCCGTCGCCGGTCTGAGCACCCGCACCGTCTTCGGCGGCGTCGGCCAGGGCCCCCAGGTCAACGCCCTCAAGCGCGGGGTCGACGTCATCGTCGCCTGCCCCGGTCGTCTGGAGGACCTCATCTCGCAGGGGCACTGCTCGCTCGACGGCATCGAGGTCACGGTCATCGACGAGGCCGACCACATGGCCGACCTCGGCTTCCTGCCCGCCGTGCGCCGCCTGCTGGCCAAGACCCCCAAGGGCAGCCAGCGCCTGCTGTTCAGCGCCACGCTCGACAACGCGGTCGACCAGCTGGTCCGCCAGTTCCTCGTCGACCCGGTCACCCACGAGGCCGACTCCCCGCAGTCGCCGGTGTCCTCCATGGACCACCACGTGCTGCACATCGACCGCAACAACCGCCTCGACGTGCTGGTCGACCTGACCAGTGCCCCCGGTCGCACGGTCGTCTTCACCCGCACCAAGCACGGCGCCAAGGCGCTCACCCGCCAGCTCAACAAGGCCGGCGTGGCCGCCGTCGAGCTGCACGGCAACCTCGGCCAGAACGCCCGGACCCGCAACCTCCAGGCCTTCCACGACGGCAGCGCTGCCGCGCTCGTCGCGACCGACATCGCCGCCCGCGGCATCCACGTCGACGACGTGGCCCTCGTCGTCCACGCCGACCCGCCGGCCGAGCACAAGGCCTACCTGCACCGCTCCGGCCGCACGGCCCGCGCGGGCAACTCCGGGACCGTGGTCACGCTGATGACCAGCGAGCAGAAGAAGGACGTGCGCGACCTGACCCGCGCCGCCGGCATCAGCCCGACCACCACGCGTCTGCAGGGCTCCGACCACCCGGTGCTGCGCGAGCTCGCGCCGGGGGAACGGGTCCTGTCCGGCCCGATGCCCGAGACCGTGCCGGCGCCGCGCACCTCGACCGGGGGCGCGCGCGGGTCACGCGGGTCGCGCTCCTCCAAGCCCGGGTCGGGCTCCACCGGCTCTGCGTCGAACGGCTCTGGCTCCAACGGCAATCGTCGCCGTCGGGGCGGGTCGGGCGTTCAGCGGTCCGGCGCAGGTGCGTCGGGCGGCCAGCAGTCCGGTGGTTCGGCTCGCTCGGGTGGCGGCCGTCGTACGCCGTCCGCGCAGCCGGCGCGCAGCGGCCACAGCGCGGCGTCGTTCAGCTCCGGGCGTCGCTGA
- a CDS encoding alpha/beta fold hydrolase — translation MTGAWERVCPEDDLLPDQPHGVLVGDSGQDRDRVCVVRPASGEPVAMLDRCPHRDIALSGGIVKDGQLVCPGHFWRFDLASGRCTDRPRQSASVYPTRVVDGWVEALVPAPAAPLSMRERLLAAAATAPPRRSAVTAVATNPEIGETVSAGGIRTNHHDEGSGSPVLLVHGSGPGVSAYANWRLTLPALAQRFRVVAPDVLGFGYTEKPPGTSYDVDTWVHHLVGYLDALELERVSVIGNSFGGALALHLATRHPERVDRLVLMGSVGTSFDLTPGLERVWGFEPSLPAMRELLEVFAFDTSLLTDDLATMRLRAATRPGVHEAYRKMFPAPRQRSIDALAVDEQLLRELPHRTLVVHGREDRVIPLSSSERLRELVLDSRLHVFDGCGHWVQIEHADMFNELVIDFLS, via the coding sequence GTGACCGGCGCGTGGGAGCGGGTCTGCCCCGAGGACGACCTGCTCCCCGACCAGCCGCACGGCGTGCTCGTCGGCGACTCGGGCCAGGACCGCGACCGGGTGTGCGTGGTGCGGCCGGCGTCCGGCGAGCCGGTCGCGATGCTGGACCGCTGCCCCCACCGCGACATCGCGCTCTCCGGCGGGATCGTGAAGGACGGACAGCTCGTGTGCCCCGGCCACTTCTGGCGGTTCGACCTGGCCTCGGGACGCTGCACCGACCGTCCGCGCCAGTCGGCCTCGGTCTACCCCACCCGCGTCGTCGACGGCTGGGTCGAGGCCCTCGTGCCCGCCCCGGCAGCGCCCCTGTCCATGCGCGAGCGGCTGCTGGCCGCCGCTGCCACCGCTCCCCCGAGGAGGTCCGCCGTGACCGCTGTCGCCACCAACCCCGAGATCGGCGAGACCGTCTCCGCAGGAGGCATCCGCACCAACCACCACGACGAGGGGTCCGGTTCGCCCGTCCTCCTCGTGCACGGGTCCGGCCCCGGGGTCAGCGCCTACGCCAACTGGCGACTCACCCTCCCCGCCCTCGCGCAGCGGTTCCGCGTCGTCGCCCCGGACGTGCTCGGCTTCGGCTACACGGAGAAGCCGCCCGGGACGTCGTACGACGTGGACACGTGGGTCCACCACCTCGTGGGCTACCTCGACGCGCTGGAGCTAGAGCGGGTCTCCGTGATCGGCAACAGCTTCGGTGGTGCCCTGGCGCTGCACCTGGCCACGCGGCATCCCGAGCGGGTCGATCGGCTGGTGCTCATGGGCAGCGTCGGCACCAGCTTCGACCTCACCCCTGGTCTCGAACGCGTGTGGGGCTTCGAGCCGTCGCTGCCTGCGATGCGCGAGCTGCTCGAGGTCTTCGCCTTCGACACCTCGCTGCTCACCGACGACCTCGCCACCATGCGCCTGCGGGCGGCGACGCGGCCCGGCGTCCACGAGGCCTATCGGAAGATGTTCCCGGCGCCGCGCCAGCGCAGCATCGACGCGCTGGCAGTCGACGAGCAGCTGCTGCGCGAGCTCCCGCACCGCACGCTCGTCGTCCACGGACGCGAGGACCGCGTGATCCCCCTGTCGTCGTCCGAGCGCCTGCGCGAGCTGGTCCTCGACTCACGGCTGCACGTGTTCGACGGCTGCGGCCACTGGGTGCAGATCGAGCACGCGGACATGTTCAACGAGCTGGTGATCGACTTCTTGTCCTGA
- a CDS encoding alpha/beta fold hydrolase has product MTSRLLDALPTHQVGALQWGPPEGPLVVALHGFPDSAWTWRRVGPLLGEAGHRVVAPFLRGYAPSGIPSDHDYSVRALAADARAFHRLYDGDERAVLVGHDWGAIAAAAVAGDPRSPYAKVATLAVPPLAWVNPTRATIGPWAAAVVRQPFHSWYIALNQVPGVSERVFARLTRRLWADWSPGYDATDDLAHLADAVPDRAHARAVVSYYRALLSAGTRDALAEPVVPLLHLHGDRDGCLDPRFHVVLEARVAPPAEAVLVPDAGHFLQLEQPDVVAGHLLRFLAT; this is encoded by the coding sequence GTGACCAGCCGACTGCTCGACGCCCTGCCCACGCACCAGGTCGGGGCGCTGCAGTGGGGACCGCCCGAGGGCCCGCTCGTCGTGGCCCTGCACGGCTTCCCGGACTCGGCCTGGACCTGGCGCCGGGTCGGGCCGTTGCTCGGCGAGGCGGGGCACCGTGTCGTCGCGCCGTTCCTGCGTGGCTACGCGCCGTCGGGGATCCCGTCGGACCACGACTACTCGGTCCGAGCGCTCGCCGCCGACGCACGCGCCTTCCACCGGCTGTACGACGGGGACGAGCGGGCCGTGCTCGTGGGTCACGACTGGGGCGCGATCGCGGCCGCCGCGGTCGCGGGCGACCCGCGGTCGCCGTACGCCAAGGTGGCGACGCTCGCCGTCCCGCCCCTGGCCTGGGTGAACCCGACCCGGGCGACCATCGGTCCCTGGGCGGCGGCGGTCGTCCGGCAGCCGTTCCACTCGTGGTACATCGCGCTCAACCAGGTCCCCGGTGTGAGCGAGCGGGTCTTCGCCCGCCTCACCAGGCGTCTGTGGGCCGACTGGTCACCGGGGTACGACGCCACCGACGACCTCGCCCACCTCGCCGACGCCGTGCCGGACCGGGCCCACGCGAGGGCGGTGGTCTCCTACTACCGCGCCCTCCTGAGCGCCGGAACCCGCGACGCGCTGGCCGAGCCGGTGGTGCCCCTGCTGCACCTGCACGGCGACCGGGACGGTTGCCTCGACCCGCGCTTCCACGTCGTCCTCGAGGCGCGCGTCGCGCCACCGGCGGAGGCCGTGCTCGTCCCCGACGCGGGCCACTTCCTCCAGCTGGAGCAGCCCGACGTGGTCGCCGGGCACCTGCTGCGGTTCCTGGCTACCTGA